In the genome of Phlebotomus papatasi isolate M1 chromosome 2, Ppap_2.1, whole genome shotgun sequence, one region contains:
- the LOC129801880 gene encoding tRNA (guanine(37)-N1)-methyltransferase — MMDLKEYLPPEARGMTVLDRSVFQKSIRVPKLKVEAIKLLEVLPIVKEKMLKLGHLKAVSGENVKTVLLNPGIVKSWEDVKGLEQVKITEDSLIFEEIEINYENFKYDEIFRAVFPEDQENLTSFSRIGHIVHVNLKEHLLPFRRLIGEVFLDKVPGCRTVVNKIHTIESKFRNFEMELLAGRERYQVEVKENGCIFELDFNRVYWNPRLASEHERIVKSLTSGHHFCDVFAGVGPFSIPAAKKECRVLANDLNPDSINWLKHNAKRNKVEDSIEICNKDGREFILSDLKTHLVEFWHHRDPKKSLTIVMNLPALAIEFLDVFSGLLSDQPELQAMDRSLPLVHVYTFLKGGAPEDARTSAESHLGHKITDFQGVSFVRNVAPNKNMFRVTFRLTDDILFARKAPKRPAVTDDQAPQQKLLCTSQDDE, encoded by the coding sequence ATGATGGACCTTAAAGAATATCTGCCTCCTGAAGCTCGTGGAATGACTGTGCTGGACAGGAGTGTCTTCCAAAAGAGCATCCGTGTGCCCAAGCTTAAAGTAGAGGCTATTAAACTTCTGGAAGTTTTGCCAATTGTAAAGGAAAAGATGCTCAAATTGGGCCATTTAAAAGCAGTTTCTGGAGAGAATGTGAAGACTGTACTTCTAAATCCGGGAATTGTAAAAAGTTGGGAAGATGTCAAGGGTCTTGAACAAGTTAAGATCACAGAGGATTCTTTGATTTTCGAGGAGATTGAAATTAATTATGAGAATTTCAAGTATGATGAAATTTTTCGTGCAGTCTTCCCAGAAGATCAGGAAAATCTCACTTCCTTTTCCCGAATTGGACATATTGTGCATGTCAATCTCAAGGAACATCTCTTGCCCTTCAGGAGACTAATTGGTGAGGTGTTTCTGGACAAAGTTCCAGGATGTCGGACAGTTGTTAATAAAATCCACACAATTGAGTCAAAGTTCAGGAACTTTGAGATGGAACTTCTGGCTGGGCGAGAACGTTACCAAGTGGAAGTCAAGGAGAATGGATGTATCTTTGAATTGGACTTTAATAGAGTGTACTGGAATCCAAGATTAGCCAGTGAACATGAGAGAATTGTTAAAAGTCTCACTTCCGGACACCATTTTTGCGATGTATTCGCCGGTGTTGGCCCCTTTAGTATCCCAGCTGCTAAGAAAGAATGCCGTGTCCTGGCCAATGACCTCAATCCCGACAGCATTAATTGGCTCAAGCACAATGCCAAGCGCAACAAAGTCGAAGACTCCATTGAGATCTGTAACAAAGACGGACGGGAATTTATTTTGAGTGATCTCAAGACTCATCTGGTTGAATTCTGGCACCACAGAGACCCTAAAAAATCTCTCACCATTGTCATGAATCTTCCAGCACTTGCAATTGAATTCCTGGATGTCTTCTCTGGCCTTCTAAGTGATCAACCTGAACTTCAGGCAATGGATCGATCCCTGCCTCTGGTCCATGTCTACACCTTCCTCAAAGGAGGCGCCCCTGAAGATGCCAGAACTTCTGCAGAGTCCCACCTTGGTCACAAAATCACAGACTTCCAGGGAGTGTCCTTTGTGCGGAATGTGGCTCCAAACAAAAACATGTTCAGAGTCACTTTCCGCCTCACAGATGACATCCTCTTTGCCCGAAAGGCCCCAAAACGTCCAGCTGTAACTGACGATCAGGCACCTCAGCAAAAACTCCTTTGTACCTCCCAAGATGACGAATAA
- the LOC129800995 gene encoding uncharacterized protein LOC129800995 has translation MGRKNRHALIQSQKGGAKKGEGSKATLNKTKKGKNVFKVASKKKDKAKKAAANFKKGKAGKKEAIQNKSEKLNESLKTLHKDMVVKKKATTPKASPSKGGRKSQKKAPKTKDVEAGLSNLDV, from the exons atgggcaGGAAGAATAGGCATGCTTTGATCCAGAGTCAAAAGGGAGGCGCCAAGAAGGGCGAAGGATCAAAAGCAACACTCAACAAGACTAAGAAGGGCAAGAATGTGTTCAAAGTAGCCTCGAAGAAGAAGGATAAGGCCAAGAAAGCAGCAGCAAATTTTAAAAAG GGAAAGGCTGGGAAGAAAGAAGCAATCCAGAATAAATCTGAGAAACTAAATGAGTCCCTTAAGACTCTTCACAAGGACATGGTGGTGAAAAAGAAGGCTACCACTCCCAAGGCCAGTCCCTCAAAAGGGGGTCGTAAATCACAGAAGAAAGCCCCAAAGACGAAAGATGTGGAGGCTGGTCTTTCAAATCTAGATGTCTAG
- the LOC129801881 gene encoding opsin, ultraviolet-sensitive-like yields MEGNFSVLRPEARISADGGHLLGWNVPPEDLRQIPDHWLTYPEPEASLHYLLGLVYIMFTVAALTGNGLVLWIFGSSAALRTPSNVFVVNLALCDFMMMLKAPIFIFNSFHRGFATGVTGCQLFAAMGSLSGIGAGMTNACIAYDRFNVITRPFHAKMTRLKAIMIVLLVWGYTIPWTVLPLMEIWGRFVPEGYLTSCTFDYLTDTFDNHLFVGAIFVCSYVIPMSMIIYFYSQIVSHVVNHEKTLREQAKKMNVDSLRSNTNTSNQTAEIRIAKAALVICFLFVASWTPYGVMALIGAFGDRRLLTPGVTMIPACCCKLVACIDPWVYAISHPKYRLELQKKLPWLAIHEKEISDTASVTTEVTQTGQNTGQVTTTTT; encoded by the exons ATGGAGGGAAATTTCTCAGTCTTGAGACCAGAAGCACG AATTTCAGCGGACGGTGGCCACTTGTTAGGCTGGAATGTCCCTCCTGAGGATCTTCGTCAGATTCCAGATCACTGGCTCACATACCCAGAACCCGAAGCTTCCCTACATTACCTTCTTGGTTTGGTGTACATCATGTTCACGGTGGCTGCATTGACAGGAAATGGATTGGTTTTGTGGATTTTTGGTTCCTCAGCAGCCCTGCGTACTCCCTCAAATGTCTTTGTGGTCAATTTGGCTTTGTGTGATTTTATGATGATGCTCAAAGCACCCATCTTCATCTTCAACTCCTTCCACCGCGGATTCGCAACTGGAGTCACAGGATGTCAACTCTTTGCAGCCATGGGCAGTCTCTCGGGAATTGGGGCTGGTATGACTAATGCCTGTATAGCCTATGACAGGTTCAATGTCATCACCAGGCCCTTTCATGCCAAAATGACTCGCCTAAAGGCCATCATGATTGTTCTCTTGGTCTGGGGCTATACCATCCCTTGGACAGTACTACCGCTCATGGAAATCTGGGGTCGATTTGTTCCAG aGGGCTATCTAACATCCTGTACTTTCGACTATCTCACCGATACTTTCGACAACCATCTCTTTGTGGGAGCGATTTTTGTGTGCAGTTATGTTATCCCTATGTCTATGATCATCTACTTCTACAGTCAGATCGTGAGTCATGTGGTGAATCATGAGAAAACTCTCAGAGAGCAAGCCAAGAAGATGAATGTTGATTCTCTAAGATCAAACACAAATACTTCGAATCAAACTGCAGAGATTCGAATAGCAAAAGCTGCTCTTGTGATTTGCTTTCTGTTTGTAGCCTCCTGGACTCCTTATGGCGTCATGGCGCTCATTGGAGCTTTTGGTGATCGCCGATTGTTGACACCTGGGGTCACTATGATTCCAGCTTGTTGCTGCAAACTTGTTGCCTGTATTGATCCTTGGGTTTATGCCATCAGTCATCCGAAATATCGTCTTGAGCTGCAAAAGAAACTGCCATGGCTGGCTATTCATGAAAAGGAAATCTCTGATACAGCTTCTGTAACCACGGAAGTCACTCAAACTGGACAGAACACTGGACAAGTGACCACGACTAccacataa
- the LOC129801882 gene encoding E3 ubiquitin-protein ligase sina-like, with protein MSVKLPIPKRREAPNASSSSNSSLSSADGMSADLASLFECPVCFDYVLPPILQCQSGHLVCSNCRSKLTCCPTCRGSLGNIRNLAMEKVASNVKFPCKHSSYGCNASLIYTDKTEHEDACEFRPYLCPCPGASCKWQGALELVMPHLMMSHKSITTLQGEDIVFLATDINLPGAVDWVMMQSCFNQHFMLVLEKQEKFDGHQQFFAIVQLIGSRKEAENYAYRLELNGHRRRLTWEAMPRSIHEGVASAILNSDCLVFDTSIAQLFADNGNLGINVTISCV; from the exons ATGTCCGTAAAATTGCCCATTCCGAAGCGTCGGGAGGCCCCAAACGCGTCATCATCATCCAATTCGAGTCTCTCATCGGCCGATGGAATGTCTGCTGACCTGGCGTCCCTGTTCGAGTGCCCCGTGTGCTTCGATTACGTCCTGCCGCCCATTCTGCAATGCCAGAGTGGTCATCTTGTCTGCAGTAACTGTCGCTCCAAGCTCACCTGCTGCCCCACTTGTCGGGGCTCCCTGGGAAACATTCGGAACCTCGCGATGGAAAAA GTAGCTTCCAACGTGAAGTTTCCGTGTAAACACAGCAGCTACGGCTGCAATGCCTCCCTGATCTATACGGACAAGACAGAACATGAGGATGCCTGTGAATTCAGGCCGTACCTCTGTCCATGTCCTGGAGCATCTTGCAAGTGGCAGGGTGCCCTGGAGCTCGTGATGCCGCATTTGATGATGTCCCATAAGAGTATCACAACGCTTCAGGGTGAGGATATTGTCTTCCTGGCCACTGACATTAATCTGCCAGGAGCTGTAGATTGGGTGATGATGCAGTCGTGCTTCAATCAGCACTTTATGCTGGTGCTGGAGAAACAAGAGAAATTCGATGGGCATCAGCAGTTCTTTGCCATTGTTCAGTTGATTGGATCACGCAAAGAGGCAGAGAACTATGCCTATCGCCTGGAGTTGAATGGACATAGGCGTCGGCTGACGTGGGAAGCGATGCCACGGAGCATCCATGAGGGCGTTGCATCGGCCATCCTAAATTCTGACTGCCTCGTCTTTGACACATCCATTGCGCAGCTCTTTGCTGATAATGGCAATCTGGGCATCAATGTCACCATCTCGTgcgtctaa